Proteins co-encoded in one Saprospira grandis genomic window:
- a CDS encoding tRNA pseudouridine synthase A: MMKRYFLEFAYNGSRFHGFQRQPQQMSVQQKIEEALSTVLRQEIQIVGCGRTDTGVHALQYFAHFDAQGELPQRIPFRLNSLLGSDFAVYRLLAVEAEAHARYDACSRAYVYQLSLRPDPFRQETAFHFPRAQMLDPQKMQAAAALLLDYEAFFPFCKTNSDVKHYGCQLSRSEWDFSDPYLWRYEVQSNRFLRGMIRLIVGACLNVGLGKLSLAELKTAMDQQKALKRAYSVPPQGLFLKDIQYPYIQEDLPSL; encoded by the coding sequence ATGATGAAGAGATATTTTCTAGAATTTGCCTATAACGGCAGTCGATTTCATGGTTTTCAGCGCCAGCCTCAGCAAATGAGCGTACAGCAGAAAATAGAAGAGGCCCTATCTACGGTTTTACGGCAAGAAATCCAAATTGTGGGTTGTGGCCGCACCGATACGGGGGTGCATGCCCTACAGTATTTTGCCCATTTTGATGCCCAAGGGGAGCTGCCCCAGCGCATTCCCTTTCGCCTCAATAGTTTGCTTGGATCCGATTTTGCCGTTTATCGTTTATTAGCCGTAGAAGCCGAGGCTCATGCCCGCTATGATGCCTGTTCTAGGGCCTATGTCTATCAACTGAGTCTGCGGCCCGATCCCTTTCGGCAAGAAACGGCCTTCCATTTTCCTCGGGCGCAGATGTTGGACCCTCAAAAGATGCAGGCAGCAGCGGCTTTGTTGCTCGACTATGAGGCCTTTTTCCCTTTTTGCAAAACCAATAGCGATGTGAAGCATTATGGCTGCCAATTGAGTCGGTCCGAATGGGATTTTAGCGACCCCTATCTTTGGCGCTATGAGGTGCAGTCTAATCGTTTTCTGCGGGGCATGATTCGCCTGATTGTTGGCGCTTGTCTAAATGTGGGCCTGGGCAAATTGTCTTTGGCCGAGCTAAAAACAGCTATGGACCAACAAAAAGCCCTGAAACGAGCCTATTCGGTCCCGCCTCAGGGTTTGTTTCTCAAGGATATCCAATATCCATATATTCAAGAGGATTTGCCTAGTCTGTAG
- a CDS encoding arginase, with protein MENIQILEIRSELGAGTRGASLGIGAMKVASLKMNDTYFAHYPLHLVPNENEILFRPSSTTRHAKHIKGILKVYNYVADAMEQLLTEGTQFLTILSGDHSSAGASIAGLRKSYPDKRLGVIWVDAHADLHTPYTTPSGNVHGMPLAASLGFDNLDMRQNNLSPELNVYWEQLKRVGEISPKIYPEDLVFIGLRDTEKEENFLIDQHKIKVFEVPEVQEKGALRIAEESLHYLQNCDIIYVSFDVDSMDCELVSEGTGTPVPNGLTPEEARQLLCRFAQEDRLKCMEVTEVNPLLDNKRNLMAETAFSILRSVTDTVEKRLRSQATD; from the coding sequence ATGGAAAACATACAAATTTTAGAAATCCGCTCTGAATTGGGCGCAGGGACCCGTGGGGCTAGCCTAGGTATTGGCGCCATGAAAGTGGCCTCTCTCAAAATGAATGATACTTATTTTGCCCACTACCCCCTGCATTTGGTGCCCAATGAAAACGAAATTCTCTTTCGGCCCAGCTCAACTACCCGACATGCCAAACACATCAAGGGCATCCTCAAGGTCTATAATTATGTGGCCGATGCTATGGAGCAATTACTGACCGAAGGGACCCAGTTTCTTACCATCCTTTCCGGCGACCACTCTTCGGCAGGGGCCTCTATTGCTGGCCTGCGCAAGTCCTATCCAGACAAACGACTGGGCGTTATTTGGGTAGATGCCCATGCCGATTTGCATACCCCTTATACCACCCCATCGGGTAATGTGCACGGTATGCCCCTGGCTGCCTCTTTGGGTTTTGACAACCTAGATATGCGCCAAAATAACCTATCGCCTGAGCTCAATGTCTATTGGGAGCAGCTCAAAAGAGTAGGCGAAATCTCGCCAAAAATATATCCAGAAGACCTCGTCTTTATTGGCCTGAGAGATACCGAAAAAGAAGAAAACTTTTTGATCGACCAACATAAAATTAAGGTCTTTGAAGTGCCTGAGGTGCAGGAAAAAGGAGCGCTCCGCATTGCGGAGGAAAGTCTGCACTACCTCCAAAACTGCGATATAATTTATGTCTCTTTTGATGTAGATAGCATGGATTGCGAACTGGTTTCTGAGGGCACCGGCACCCCCGTCCCCAATGGATTGACCCCAGAAGAAGCCCGACAACTCCTCTGTCGATTTGCTCAGGAAGACCGCCTGAAGTGTATGGAAGTAACTGAAGTGAATCCCCTACTAGACAACAAACGCAACCTAATGGCCGAAACTGCCTTTTCTATCCTTCGGTCAGTAACCGATACGGTAGAAAAGCGACTGCGCAGCCAAGCTACAGACTAG
- a CDS encoding TonB-dependent receptor domain-containing protein, protein MQFYKYILLLVGLAWSQLAYSQSYFSGQLVNGQGEAIISATIHWQDSASIGAVTDFEGKFRILRLDTVQPHTLEIRHLSYEPVSVEILPSEQDLILTVGDDLLLEQATVEVTAKQGDAFASTINPINVETLGQCELRRAACCSLAESFENNGTVNVSFTDAVTGARDIEMLGLRGIYSQLMIENRPNFNRLGLAYGLEYIPGTFVESIQISKGASTVRNGVEGLTGQINTELIKPHNAPKLYLNGFLNHLGRSELNLNLAHKFNERTATGLLLHGNYFNQAIDHNGDNFMDIPLKRQLNALWRLNHRTKNLHAEINAQAILDQREGGQVASFFSAADLPQRLYQIDSDIERYEVFGKLGFIGFDNPLQSLALIYSLSQHNQSSSFGDRLYEGKQNTAYLNLLFQTPLGKGQELMAGFNYRLDDFQEQVNELNMDRKEQQSALFAEYNWQQELDPETGRGFGLIAGLRLDQVQTLNGMQYLPTGRLNFKYNFNQDFIIRASGGRGIRLPNLLIENFRYLPSSRAFILNETPAVEKAWNYGLNITRNYILGERAGSLSLDIYRTDFEQRLVADIDHSSSQVQFYNLDGRSFANSILLSWTQDLIENLELRLAYKYNDVYTTHHGQLTWMAFSPRHRGLMALQYQLPKSGWQFNFNSQLVGPQRLPTLYGDLSNLPAYRQEALSPTFALLNAQVSKKLGKGWEVYLGGENLTNYRQEQPILGAQDPFGQNLQPQLFDASAVYAPVFGTMVYAGFRYTLGEKTKADPHAGHHHGPNEEHHATKEHHHENGAELLIKSDPQCGMCQTTISQGLEKIEGVYHASVNLNSKTVEIHYDEEKTNPAALRKALSKLGYPADELPADPKAHDQLPACCQQH, encoded by the coding sequence ATGCAATTTTACAAATATATTCTCCTGCTAGTTGGGCTAGCATGGAGCCAATTGGCCTATAGCCAATCTTATTTTTCAGGCCAGCTTGTTAATGGCCAAGGGGAAGCCATTATTTCGGCCACTATTCATTGGCAAGATAGCGCTAGTATTGGGGCGGTTACGGATTTTGAGGGGAAATTTCGCATTCTTCGCCTAGATACGGTCCAGCCACACACCCTAGAAATTCGCCATCTTTCTTATGAGCCAGTATCTGTAGAAATACTGCCCTCGGAGCAAGATTTAATCCTTACTGTGGGCGATGACCTACTCCTAGAGCAGGCCACCGTTGAAGTAACGGCTAAGCAAGGCGATGCCTTTGCTTCAACCATCAACCCCATCAATGTCGAGACCTTAGGACAGTGCGAGCTACGGCGAGCGGCTTGTTGCTCTTTGGCCGAAAGCTTTGAGAACAATGGGACCGTCAATGTAAGTTTTACCGATGCCGTTACTGGAGCCAGAGACATTGAAATGTTGGGCTTGCGGGGCATTTACAGTCAGTTGATGATAGAAAACCGGCCCAACTTTAATCGTTTGGGCTTAGCTTATGGCTTAGAATACATTCCTGGTACATTTGTCGAAAGCATTCAGATTTCTAAGGGAGCGAGCACGGTGCGCAATGGCGTAGAGGGCTTAACGGGGCAAATTAACACCGAATTGATTAAGCCACATAATGCGCCCAAGCTCTACCTCAATGGCTTTCTCAATCATTTGGGCCGCAGCGAGCTCAACCTAAACTTGGCTCATAAATTTAATGAGCGGACGGCTACTGGGCTTTTGCTACATGGCAACTACTTCAATCAGGCGATAGATCATAATGGGGACAACTTTATGGACATCCCCCTCAAGCGGCAGCTCAACGCCCTTTGGCGATTGAACCACAGGACCAAAAACCTGCATGCCGAAATCAATGCGCAAGCTATATTGGACCAAAGAGAGGGCGGACAAGTCGCTAGCTTCTTTTCTGCGGCTGATTTGCCCCAACGCTTATACCAAATCGACTCAGATATTGAGCGTTATGAGGTATTTGGGAAACTTGGATTTATTGGTTTTGATAATCCCTTACAATCTTTGGCCCTTATTTATAGCCTTAGCCAGCACAATCAATCTTCTTCTTTTGGCGATCGACTTTATGAGGGAAAGCAAAACACGGCTTATCTCAACTTGCTCTTTCAAACGCCTTTGGGCAAGGGACAAGAGCTGATGGCGGGTTTTAACTACCGCTTGGATGACTTTCAGGAGCAAGTAAATGAGCTCAATATGGACCGTAAAGAGCAGCAATCTGCTCTTTTTGCCGAATACAACTGGCAGCAGGAGCTCGATCCAGAAACCGGCCGAGGTTTTGGCCTTATTGCGGGGCTCCGTCTGGACCAGGTCCAAACCCTTAATGGCATGCAGTACTTGCCCACGGGCCGTCTCAACTTCAAATACAACTTCAATCAAGACTTTATCATTAGAGCTTCTGGGGGCCGGGGAATTCGCCTGCCCAACCTATTGATTGAAAACTTCCGTTATTTGCCCAGCAGCCGTGCCTTTATCCTAAATGAAACTCCTGCCGTAGAAAAAGCTTGGAACTATGGCCTCAATATCACGCGCAACTATATTTTGGGCGAGCGTGCGGGAAGCTTGAGTCTAGATATTTACCGCACTGATTTTGAGCAGCGTTTGGTGGCAGACATTGACCACAGCAGCAGCCAAGTTCAGTTTTACAATTTAGACGGCCGCTCTTTTGCCAACAGCATTTTATTATCTTGGACCCAAGACCTTATTGAAAACCTAGAGTTGCGTTTGGCCTACAAATACAATGATGTGTATACCACACATCATGGGCAATTGACCTGGATGGCCTTTTCTCCTCGTCACCGTGGCTTGATGGCCTTACAATACCAATTACCAAAATCGGGCTGGCAGTTTAACTTCAACAGCCAGTTAGTGGGGCCACAACGTCTCCCTACACTTTATGGCGATCTAAGCAACCTTCCCGCTTATCGACAAGAGGCCCTCTCTCCTACTTTTGCCTTGCTCAATGCGCAAGTTAGTAAAAAATTGGGCAAAGGCTGGGAAGTTTATTTGGGTGGCGAAAACCTGACGAACTACCGCCAAGAGCAACCTATTTTGGGCGCTCAAGACCCTTTTGGGCAAAACCTACAACCCCAGCTTTTTGATGCTTCGGCTGTTTATGCCCCTGTTTTTGGAACGATGGTTTATGCGGGCTTCCGCTACACTTTAGGCGAAAAAACCAAGGCAGATCCCCATGCTGGACATCATCATGGGCCCAATGAAGAGCATCATGCTACAAAAGAGCATCATCATGAAAATGGCGCCGAACTTTTGATTAAATCTGACCCTCAATGTGGTATGTGTCAAACGACAATTAGTCAGGGCCTAGAAAAAATAGAGGGCGTTTATCATGCTAGCGTTAATTTGAACAGCAAGACCGTAGAAATTCACTACGATGAGGAAAAAACCAATCCCGCTGCCCTACGCAAGGCCCTTAGCAAATTGGGCTATCCTGCCGATGAGCTCCCTGCTGATCCAAAAGCCCATGATCAGCTTCCCGCTTGCTGCCAACAGCATTAG
- a CDS encoding acyl-CoA dehydrogenase family protein, whose protein sequence is MQKENCVLPQGHKTSQNYFKSDKLLEDYLHAHLPAQVLSEQSDALEQLGRLAAGVMNELSLTADKNGPKLRKRNYLGETINQIDFHPAYEELKAIAVHSGMFRLKWAPEFRERYAGQRHRLGFALGYLYAMSESGLYCPLCMTDGVALLIDKYASEEDKARLLPRIYTDEPKDFYTGAMFLTEKAGGSDVGANLVKASPLDNGYWSLEGEKWFCSNASAEIIFALARTGPLEKGTRGLGIFLLEPKRPDGSANDMDLIRLKDKLGTRSMASGEYLLQGSWAKIVGEEGQGFKIMTDMINLSRLYNSVAAISGLRRALIEAYQFATYRNTFGKELLEHALVRMKFWELGSIHQGQFYSCWKAISLLDQAEAGDATAKEWLRFLTPMIKKATAEQGVYVARESMELMGGLGYIEDGVMPKVMRDIMVLPIWEGAGNIMILDMLRASQKSKGLLLLLEFVYEQLKQRRGTDKLRADFALLKQKLFTLAEAKDMDQIQLEAKQLFERLTDYFQWACIAEQAGLMQTNYQELALRYYEEERLLAQAYRGQYLPSREEIAGLLAWEI, encoded by the coding sequence ATGCAAAAAGAGAATTGCGTTTTGCCTCAGGGGCATAAAACAAGTCAAAACTACTTTAAGTCGGATAAGCTATTAGAAGATTACCTACATGCGCATTTGCCTGCGCAGGTCCTTTCTGAGCAATCAGACGCTTTGGAGCAATTGGGTCGTTTGGCGGCTGGCGTCATGAATGAACTCTCCTTAACAGCGGATAAAAATGGGCCAAAATTGCGCAAGCGCAACTATTTGGGCGAAACCATCAATCAGATTGATTTTCATCCTGCCTATGAAGAGCTCAAAGCCATAGCCGTGCATTCGGGTATGTTTCGCTTAAAGTGGGCCCCTGAATTTAGGGAGCGCTATGCGGGGCAGCGGCACCGTTTGGGTTTTGCCTTAGGTTATCTGTATGCCATGAGTGAAAGCGGTTTGTATTGTCCCTTATGTATGACCGATGGCGTTGCTTTACTGATCGATAAATATGCTTCGGAAGAGGACAAAGCCAGATTGTTGCCTAGAATTTATACCGATGAGCCCAAGGATTTTTATACAGGCGCCATGTTTTTGACCGAAAAAGCGGGCGGTTCGGATGTAGGGGCCAATTTGGTCAAGGCTAGTCCTTTGGACAATGGCTATTGGTCCTTAGAGGGCGAAAAATGGTTTTGCAGCAATGCCAGCGCCGAAATCATTTTTGCCTTAGCACGGACGGGCCCCTTAGAGAAGGGCACTAGAGGTTTGGGCATCTTCCTTTTGGAGCCCAAACGGCCAGATGGCAGCGCCAACGATATGGACCTTATACGGCTCAAAGATAAATTGGGTACTCGCTCTATGGCCAGTGGCGAATACCTCTTGCAGGGCAGTTGGGCCAAAATAGTGGGAGAAGAAGGGCAAGGCTTTAAGATCATGACCGATATGATCAACCTCTCTCGTTTGTATAATTCGGTAGCGGCTATTTCGGGTTTGCGCAGAGCCTTAATAGAAGCCTATCAATTTGCGACTTATCGAAATACCTTTGGGAAAGAACTGCTGGAGCACGCATTGGTCCGCATGAAGTTCTGGGAATTGGGCAGCATTCATCAGGGCCAGTTTTACAGCTGTTGGAAAGCCATTAGTTTATTGGACCAAGCAGAAGCGGGAGATGCGACCGCCAAAGAGTGGTTGCGCTTCTTGACCCCTATGATAAAAAAAGCCACGGCAGAGCAAGGCGTTTATGTAGCTAGGGAAAGCATGGAACTAATGGGTGGATTGGGCTATATTGAAGATGGCGTGATGCCCAAAGTCATGCGAGACATTATGGTTTTGCCCATTTGGGAAGGTGCTGGAAATATCATGATCTTAGATATGTTGCGGGCCAGTCAGAAGAGCAAAGGCTTGCTTCTGCTGCTTGAATTTGTCTATGAACAGCTAAAGCAGCGAAGAGGAACCGACAAACTAAGAGCCGATTTTGCGCTATTGAAACAAAAACTGTTTACCCTTGCGGAGGCCAAAGATATGGACCAAATTCAGTTGGAGGCCAAACAGCTTTTTGAGCGTTTGACGGACTACTTTCAGTGGGCTTGTATTGCGGAGCAGGCTGGCCTGATGCAGACTAATTATCAGGAGCTGGCTTTGCGTTATTATGAGGAAGAACGTTTATTGGCCCAAGCCTATCGGGGGCAGTATTTGCCTAGCCGAGAAGAAATTGCGGGCCTTTTGGCTTGGGAAATTTAG
- the rocD gene encoding ornithine--oxo-acid transaminase, with translation MQDQLSSADLMALENEYGAHNYHPLPVVLAKGEGVYVWDVEGKRYYDFLSAYSAVNQGHSHPKIVAAMMEQANTLALTSRAFYNDRLGVYEKTLSEYFGMDKILPMNSGAEAVETAIKLCRKWGYEKKQIPANQAIIIVCGQNFHGRTTTIISFSSDPDAKGQFGPYTPGFVSVPYNDLGALEAALEEYGDRVAGFLVEPIQGEAGVFVPDEDFIPKAAAACKQRNVLFIADEIQTGIARTGSLLRICGDCSCGGHCEKQETYTQPDILILGKAISGGLYPVSAVLAKKEIMDVIQPGQHGSTFGGNPLACAVAMAALEVVKDEKLAQNARALGQRFRDRIQAELVEQSELVSLVRGKGLLNAVVINDSPDSKTAWNICVKLAENGLLAKPTHGNIIRFAPPLVMTVEQLDECCNIIIATIKSFEA, from the coding sequence ATGCAAGATCAACTATCTTCAGCGGATTTGATGGCCTTAGAAAATGAGTATGGGGCCCATAATTATCATCCTTTGCCCGTGGTATTGGCCAAGGGAGAGGGCGTCTATGTTTGGGATGTAGAGGGAAAGCGTTATTACGACTTCCTTTCGGCTTATTCTGCCGTGAATCAGGGCCATTCTCATCCGAAAATTGTGGCGGCCATGATGGAGCAGGCCAATACCTTGGCCCTGACCTCTAGAGCCTTTTACAACGATCGTTTGGGGGTTTATGAAAAGACCTTGAGCGAATACTTTGGCATGGACAAGATCTTGCCGATGAACTCTGGGGCCGAGGCCGTAGAAACCGCCATTAAGCTTTGCCGCAAATGGGGCTATGAGAAAAAGCAGATTCCCGCCAATCAGGCGATAATCATTGTTTGTGGGCAGAACTTCCATGGGCGGACCACCACGATTATTTCCTTTTCTTCTGATCCTGATGCCAAAGGCCAATTTGGTCCTTATACGCCTGGTTTTGTTTCTGTGCCCTACAACGATTTGGGAGCCTTGGAAGCAGCACTAGAAGAATATGGCGATCGGGTAGCTGGCTTTTTGGTCGAGCCCATTCAGGGAGAAGCGGGCGTTTTTGTGCCCGATGAAGATTTCATTCCCAAGGCGGCTGCGGCTTGTAAACAGCGCAATGTGCTCTTCATTGCCGACGAAATTCAGACGGGGATTGCCAGAACGGGTAGCCTTTTGCGCATCTGCGGCGATTGTAGCTGTGGTGGGCATTGTGAAAAGCAGGAAACCTACACGCAGCCTGACATTTTGATCTTGGGCAAGGCCATTTCTGGGGGCTTGTATCCTGTTTCTGCCGTTTTGGCCAAGAAAGAAATCATGGATGTGATTCAGCCAGGGCAGCATGGGAGCACCTTTGGCGGAAACCCTTTGGCCTGTGCGGTGGCCATGGCCGCCCTAGAGGTCGTTAAAGATGAAAAACTGGCCCAAAACGCAAGAGCATTAGGGCAGCGCTTCAGAGATCGCATTCAGGCCGAATTGGTGGAACAAAGCGAGCTCGTCAGCTTGGTCCGTGGAAAAGGCCTATTGAATGCTGTGGTTATCAATGACAGCCCCGACAGCAAAACGGCTTGGAACATCTGCGTCAAATTGGCGGAAAATGGCTTGTTGGCCAAGCCCACACATGGCAACATCATTCGTTTTGCGCCCCCTTTGGTCATGACCGTCGAGCAATTGGATGAATGCTGCAACATTATTATAGCGACCATCAAGTCCTTTGAGGCTTAG
- a CDS encoding T9SS type A sorting domain-containing protein, whose product MNHSWSFILALFLSFNLNAQYAPAAGQAGSTALHKDSVLWADWGATPYVWSRGPQDISQPQLGLASNGQPAAAAGPAGDGTVFSLGDGGQATYYIHPPIIDGTGPDFAIFENGFSDSFLELAFVEVSSNGVDFVRFPAVSLTDTAQQIGGFGALEASKIHNLAGKYRANYGTPFDLSELADSSRVDINNIAYVRIVDVVGHIGEYGSYDSWGRVINDPWPTPFPSSGFDLDALGVIHQRPLGLRPLAQAEPLKIWPNPLPRAKELQLSVAYEAGTKLYIYNMQGQLVKSMQPNGPKISLSLAELPAANYIIGYKGQLARLILLP is encoded by the coding sequence ATGAACCATTCTTGGAGCTTTATCCTCGCTCTTTTCTTATCCTTTAATCTGAATGCGCAGTATGCGCCTGCGGCTGGGCAGGCAGGAAGCACCGCCCTACATAAGGATTCTGTGCTTTGGGCCGATTGGGGCGCAACTCCTTATGTATGGAGTAGAGGACCTCAAGATATTAGTCAGCCCCAGCTGGGCTTGGCCAGTAATGGGCAGCCTGCGGCAGCAGCTGGTCCCGCTGGAGATGGGACCGTTTTCAGCCTTGGCGATGGTGGCCAAGCCACCTACTACATCCATCCACCAATTATTGATGGAACAGGGCCAGATTTCGCCATCTTTGAAAACGGCTTTAGCGATAGCTTTTTGGAGTTGGCCTTTGTAGAGGTCAGTTCTAATGGGGTTGATTTTGTGCGCTTTCCTGCGGTTTCCCTAACGGATACGGCCCAGCAAATAGGGGGATTTGGCGCCTTGGAAGCCAGTAAAATTCATAACCTAGCGGGAAAATACCGAGCAAACTATGGCACTCCCTTCGATTTATCGGAACTGGCCGATTCTAGTCGAGTAGACATTAACAATATAGCTTATGTCCGTATAGTGGATGTAGTGGGCCATATTGGCGAGTATGGAAGCTATGATAGTTGGGGGCGGGTGATTAACGATCCTTGGCCCACGCCATTTCCCTCTTCGGGCTTTGATTTGGATGCCTTGGGGGTAATTCATCAGCGGCCATTGGGCCTAAGGCCTTTGGCCCAAGCGGAGCCCTTAAAAATTTGGCCCAATCCCTTGCCTAGAGCGAAAGAACTGCAATTGAGTGTAGCCTATGAGGCTGGAACCAAACTCTACATATATAATATGCAGGGCCAATTGGTCAAAAGTATGCAGCCAAATGGGCCAAAAATTAGCCTTTCTTTGGCGGAATTGCCCGCAGCTAACTATATTATAGGCTATAAGGGGCAATTGGCCCGGCTCATCTTGCTGCCTTAG
- a CDS encoding class I SAM-dependent methyltransferase, which yields MFQFEFRGRPFKLQRYPQTTNRSLVPVSAAQAYLLRLLEEGELPLTDQPLVYNDRFGAWALALSGWKPQLVPNYASQKKAWTKNFLLNGLDLDQLNYCLPLEQAKACSQALMLVPKSMDLFELQLQQAHQALKEDGSIHAAFMTRHFTPSMLQIAQKYFEQVEQSRAWKKARILSMRGKKSLAGQALMRSIYYESDSYQQYYGVFSARQVDKGSRFFIENWLVQEEEGQLLDLACGNGILAHQYLKRAPNMQAQLTDDAYLAIASSQLNLPEASAVWTDELSHIPAESLDLVLSNPPFHFGHENNIEVSLGLFQAVKPLLKPNGSMQIVANRHLNYSSQLERVYARVDCLAQNLAFEVLRVEL from the coding sequence ATGTTTCAATTTGAGTTTAGAGGGCGGCCCTTCAAGCTACAACGTTATCCGCAGACGACTAACCGCTCTTTGGTGCCGGTCTCTGCCGCTCAGGCTTATCTGCTTCGCCTACTAGAAGAGGGGGAGCTTCCTTTAACGGATCAGCCTTTGGTGTATAATGATCGCTTTGGGGCTTGGGCCTTGGCTTTATCGGGCTGGAAACCACAGTTGGTCCCCAATTATGCCTCTCAAAAGAAGGCTTGGACCAAAAACTTTTTGCTCAATGGCTTAGATTTGGACCAATTGAATTATTGCCTCCCTTTGGAGCAGGCTAAAGCTTGCTCGCAGGCCCTCATGTTGGTTCCTAAGTCTATGGACCTCTTTGAATTGCAATTGCAGCAGGCGCATCAGGCCCTAAAAGAAGATGGGAGCATACATGCCGCCTTTATGACTCGGCATTTTACGCCTAGCATGCTGCAAATCGCTCAAAAGTACTTTGAGCAAGTAGAGCAATCTAGAGCCTGGAAAAAAGCACGCATCTTGAGCATGCGGGGCAAAAAGTCCTTGGCTGGCCAAGCCTTGATGCGGAGCATTTATTATGAAAGTGATAGCTACCAACAATATTATGGGGTTTTCTCGGCCAGACAAGTAGACAAGGGCAGCCGCTTCTTTATAGAAAACTGGTTAGTGCAGGAAGAAGAAGGGCAGTTATTGGACCTTGCTTGCGGCAATGGCATTTTGGCCCATCAATATCTTAAGCGAGCGCCCAATATGCAGGCCCAACTAACCGATGATGCTTATCTGGCCATTGCCTCCAGCCAATTAAACTTGCCTGAGGCCTCGGCGGTCTGGACCGATGAGCTCTCGCATATTCCTGCCGAAAGTCTAGATTTGGTCCTCTCTAATCCGCCTTTTCATTTTGGGCATGAAAACAATATAGAAGTGAGTTTGGGCCTTTTTCAGGCCGTCAAACCCTTACTAAAGCCCAATGGAAGCATGCAAATTGTGGCTAATCGACATTTAAATTATAGCAGTCAGCTAGAGCGGGTTTATGCTAGAGTAGATTGTTTGGCCCAAAATCTCGCTTTTGAGGTTTTGAGAGTAGAATTGTAA